DNA sequence from the Falco biarmicus isolate bFalBia1 chromosome 5, bFalBia1.pri, whole genome shotgun sequence genome:
CGGCTTCGGCGGCTAAAAGGCCTTTCATTTCCCGGACCATCTCGAGAACCCAAAGGCTCTTTTCAGAGCCACCCATTTACTCCTTGGAAGAGCTGTGGCATTGTTTCCTTTGAAAGGACACTAGAAGCATCTACTATCCGACTTCCAAAATGCATTTAGACTGATGGCTGTGGTGTACTGCTGAAAAGCTTTGTACTTCAATAAGTGCGGTCTTAAcgttttaattttaatttcattggtaaagttgtctttgctttgtaaaaagatgggggtttttttgtgtaatttttagTTTCCCCTGCGAATGTTGTACCcgcaaaaaaaataattgcaatgcTCTTTGTAAATGGACCAGTGTTATCTTTGccttttatttagttttcagcGATATAAGTGTAATTATCTTGACCATTTAATGTCTTGTACTCCAGAATTGTCATTTAACTGAGAGTAGATAATCCACCGCATGGAAGAAGGGGAAACCAATTTATGactaaggaaaaatactgaagttgctgtgagACTAaggtatttctgctgtttctaaataaattttACTACACTCAGTCTTCAGTTGCTTGCAAGTgatttcttggggtttttttttctaaaagctgtTTCAGGAATAAATCAAATGTAGTTTTCTAGAGTGTATATTTTGGGGAAGGGGCAGAACCATGAGCAAAGATTATGACCCTGGGAACACATTTCAAGAAAACTTGTCAAAAGAAGCCTTGTGCAAAAGTTTTTGTCATTCTTGCACCCAGaggctgctctggctgtggCTTCTGAAGCATTGGTGTTCCATTTCCTTCATCACCGGAGGCTataaaaactacaaaaacagtttttcaggtTTATGTAAAGCTGTCGCTAGTAATTGACCACTTGCAGACAAGTGATCAATAAATTTTCGTGgttgcttctggttttttttgcagactAAATGAGTAGGAGTAAATTAGGTAAGACAATAATTTTGTACTCCTTTTTAAGCTTTTAACGTCACAAGTTCATTGTCCAAGTATTCTCAAAGTTGCAAACTGACTTGACTTCATGTAGAATTtcctagaaaaaagaaaacaaaatgagaaaaatagttCAAATTATGCATCTCGTTTGCTACATACTTGTTTAGAACTACAACCCTGCATTACAGGAATTCTTAAGCGTCTGTCTCTGGTTTTTGAAGTATCAGACTACCTTTCCCTTGCGGTTTTCAGGATAATGTGCCTGTTATGGTACAACGAGTTCTATACGGCATTGAAGAcactttttaattctttgtagTCAGGCCACCAAAAAACCCCCgcacaaaacaacaaccaaacgggaaaagaaaagaaaaaaaaaaaaaaaaggaaaataatttgcgCTTTTAGGAACAACCCCTGAACTGGAGCCTCCACACGGCTCTTAATCTGTCAGGAGCCTGGAGAACAGGGAAAGCCAGAGAAGCGGAAGAGATGCGAGCGCTGCGTCTGCAATACCCGCTGCCCCAGGACTCGGACTCGCACCGCGGGAGCTGTGACTGGGCGCGGGGGCgcagtgggggtggggggaagtgggggggagggaggcagcgCCGAGCTCAGTTTCCTCCGGCCTAGGCTGGGATTTCCGCGGCAGCCAATGAGATCGCGCTTCTTGACGTCCAATCAGCGACGAGGCGGCTCGATATATATCCTGGCGCTGCGAGACCTGCTACAGCCGCTTCTCGCTCCTCCGGGAAGGCTTTGGTAGCTGCTGCGTAATGGCGCGCACGAAGCAGACGGCGCGTAAGTCGACGGGCGGGAAGGCGCCCCGCAAGCAGCTGGCCACCAAGGCGGCCCGCAAGAGCGCGCCGGCCACGGGCGGCGTGAAGAAGCCGCACCGCTACCGGCCCGGCACGGTGGCGCTGCGCGAGATCCGGCGCTACCAGAAGTCGACGGAGCTGCTGATCCGCAAGCTGCCCTTCCAGCGGCTGGTGCGCGAGATCGCGCAGGACTTCAAGACCGACCTGCGCTTCCAGAGCTCGGCCGTGATGGCGCTGCAGGAGGCGAGCGAGGCCTACCTGGTGGGGCTCTTCGAGGACACCAACCTGTGCGCCATCCACGCCAAGCGCGTCACCATCATGCCCAAGGACATCCAGCTGGCTCGCCGCATCCGCGGAGAGCGGGCCTGAAGGGGCTTTTGCCATAGCCCCTCCGCAGTTCTAGCAGACGAGACAGCCCACACAAACCCAAAGGCTCTTTTAAGAGCCACTCCATGCACACAAAAGAGCTGTAGCACtggttttaatttagaaataatttttttttgagtgtAGCACTGATTTTATGTCCCCAGTTCCTCTTTGTGTCGCGGTGGTTTTAGTGTATTATCCCATGTTTTACTATGTTTTCTCCATGTAAATACTCATCTTTAATAAACCCCATAAGGCTCTACATTTCCTGCTCTGCAATTCCCTGGATTGCAAATACCAAAGGATAGTAACAGGCACTTTTTGAGCAGTATGTGTAGGAGAGAGACAAAACTGGACACAGGGAGGGCTCGGAAGTCAATGTATTAGTTTAAGCTTGGTCAGCAGGGAATATCAggcagaaaggatttttttttgcattatgaGTGCACTGGACTCAACTGGCCTTGATGTAGAAGGGAGATGGCACACACTTCTCTGTCTGACATGGGCCTGGGCTCAGGAACTGCCTCTAACCTCGCCTAGCTCACTGGATCTGGGCAAAAGTGGAAACTTCCCATAGCCCactgaaattctgtttgtgtTGAACCTAAGGCATTAGGTTTTACTGGGGGCTACCACCTTGCTCCAAAAATTGTTAACCCCGGGAGCAAGAATATCTGTCTCAAAGAGTCAGTTTTGAGACCAGTCTCAATTATGTATGACCATGCCAAAGAAGCAGGTCACATGAGTCTTATTTCTTACAGCGCAGAAACATGCCTAAAAAGACCACGAAACTGACTGAAAAGTATTGTACACAGGAATAACTATcaagtttttctggatttttttttctattgataATATAAAAGGAGGTGGAGTGGGGGTAAAAACTGTTATCTATttcctgagggtttttttagaagattggtgttggtgtttgtttttttgtgggggttttttttgtttttcttttggagcaGGTGGGGAGGTGGTTAGACTGggatatttttaataagagtttcattaaaaatttaagGTGGAAAATTGTGGTTTTTTCCAATGATTGTacatgtatttgttttgaatttgcACTCCCCCAGGTAGCAATCACATGATTTTATACAGTCAGAAAATACGCTGAGTTGTCAGATTTCTAGGATTCTTCAGAAGTTACTGGCATGATTGTGTATGTATACGTGTGCGCATGCAGCTTTCAGCGTTCCTCATAAGGGTCCTTCCAACCACCTTTGCTTGAATTGTTGCTGCAACATGCATATAGGAATGACCAGTCTAACAATAACCTGAACATTAAAATAGGAAGTTAAAAATTAGGCCTCAGATTCATATCAGGGAGTAGTTTCTCCTACTGTTTTGGGAAACATCTTCCTATCTTTCCCCCATCTGTAAAATGCACCATTGGTACCCGGGGTGTAACAGTCTTGAGTGCTGGGCAGCACTGAAGGGTCCTATTAGAAGATGGCAGTGTCAGTAGAGGCTTCTGAGCaccatttgttttctcttagaGATGCTTGCTCCATTATAGACACAATCTATCAGACAGCACCTGGATGCCTGAGGAAAGAAAGTGGAAAGACTTCGTCAATCTTGACTGAAGAAGTCTACACTaagtttttttggggggtgtctTTCcccacacctttttttttccctccgtATAAAGCCCCTTTATGAGTTTGTTGATCTTCATGGCCTTATTTTGAAACTAGGTTTCGATGGAAGTAGAGATCTGCACTGTTACCGAGTGATGAATGGAACAACTGTGCAGTTTGTAATGAACACAGGAGTGAGTTAGTCTGTGTTTTTATCTTTCAAACACAATGAATGTGTGTTTTTCAAGACAGACTTCACCTCTACTTGCatgtaaattaaaatcttttctggGTTTGAAGtgaatcaaaataaaagaatcccaaattatacagaaagaaaatattagcatGTTTTGTAACTGAAGTTTTATGCTATAGCATAACTAAGATTTCTCCAGTTCTTGTGAGGAACCTTGATGTGAGAGAGATTTTTCACTTACAGCCTGGGGAGTAAAGGAAACCTTCCAATAGCCCATAAGAGTTGTGTTCTTCTAAAAGAAGCCAGATGACAAAAGCATAATTTCAGTCCTTGCTTCAACTTCTTCAGTTGTCCTAGAGCATATCTAATGTTAGCAGAGGGAGCGGTGGAAAGACCTCTATCGTATTGCTAAGAAGTACCACCTTGTTAATGCTGTAAGATCCTACCCAGTTATTTTTAGCAATTTTACTAGATAACACTGATACAAGACCTGGGAACTCAGACAAGATATTAACTACTTACGTGTCATGATGAATAATTTCTTCATCCACTTTTGAGAGTGAATTCCACTGTTTAGTAACAGTGAGGGCTTCTTCCAGAGCCTGGGTGTGCATTAAAAGTGAGCAtcagtttctgtttcagtaagCTAGTGACCTCACTCTATTTATTTACAATTGTAACAAGTCTGAGGTTTTAACCATTTTAACACTTGCTAGCCTGGAAGTGGAGCCTAGATACAAAATCCCTTCAATTAATTATACAAGGCCAATGTGGACCAACAACTAGAATCAGGACAGAGCCCACAGAAATCTGGAAGTGTAGCCAGACATGTCGTTCATTTTAACAATCTAATCATATAAATAACTTCAATATGCCTTTATAGACATAGTCCCTGTGGTATTCCATCAGGAGCACTTCCACTTTCAACTTTATAAAATTGCTACCCCTTGCTTTGCAACTGGTGATGTACAAAGAGATTAATAGAACCAACTTTCAGCTGTAAGGGAGGAACAACAATTATCTAGTCTAACTGTGAAGTAGTTCCTTTCACTTGATCTCTTATATTGTATTGTTGGAACTGCAAAAAATGGAGTGATCAGCTGAGATGGAATATGTGTCTGCTGGATGGATATGGCTGGGTGGTGCATGGGTAGAAGGGACTTGGAAAGAGACAGAGGTGGGTGGATACTgagaagaattaaaatttgAGTGACAGAAAAGCATATATACGTACgtgtatatatatgaaatatacacacatatatatgtgcatatgtaAATTCGTACCTACATCATTATACTATGAGTATTTCTTTTATCTGTAATGTTTTACCTCCTGTGTGATGTTTCTGAAACACACCCTATGAAACTTCTGGCAGGGCTCACCGGGTTCATCTCCTTTGTCCTCtaccacagcctttcctcaaAGTCATAAATCAAGCAAAGAAAGTTAATAATATAAATGACAGACCAGTTTATTGAATTCCCCATTTTTATCCCTTGCATCAGGCTTATCATCTGAAGgacttttgttttctccacATAATACGTTGAGAGGCACAGCTAAGATCTCTAGTACAGTGTTACAATTT
Encoded proteins:
- the LOC130150465 gene encoding histone H3, encoding MARTKQTARKSTGGKAPRKQLATKAARKSAPATGGVKKPHRYRPGTVALREIRRYQKSTELLIRKLPFQRLVREIAQDFKTDLRFQSSAVMALQEASEAYLVGLFEDTNLCAIHAKRVTIMPKDIQLARRIRGERA